Proteins from one Nitrobacteraceae bacterium AZCC 2146 genomic window:
- a CDS encoding UDP-2,3-diacylglucosamine pyrophosphatase LpxH (product_source=COG2908; cath_funfam=3.60.21.10; cog=COG2908; pfam=PF12850; superfamily=56300): MSEGNERRFRTLFISDVHLGARGSQADRLLDFLRTHDADTIYLVGDIVDGWALKSGWHWPQSHNDFVQKMLRKARKGSKIVYVPGNHDEFLRNYYGTHFGGIEVVETAMHEGVDGKRYLVIHGDIFDLVVQNARWLAHLGDKAYDFAIQMNRIVNAFRRWFGVPYWSLSQWAKLKVKNAVNYIGAFEQTLAGEAKRHGADGVICGHIHYATIRDEHGVRYMNCGDWVESCTALAEHEDGRFEIITWTDPLRRSAPVAAVAARAA, translated from the coding sequence ATGAGTGAAGGCAACGAACGGCGCTTTCGCACTCTGTTTATCTCCGACGTCCATCTGGGCGCCCGGGGTTCGCAGGCCGACCGGCTGCTCGACTTTCTCCGCACCCATGATGCCGATACCATCTACCTCGTCGGCGATATCGTCGATGGCTGGGCGCTGAAGTCCGGCTGGCACTGGCCGCAATCGCACAACGACTTCGTGCAGAAGATGCTGCGCAAGGCCCGCAAGGGTTCCAAGATCGTCTACGTGCCCGGCAATCACGACGAATTCCTGCGCAATTACTACGGCACGCATTTCGGCGGCATCGAAGTCGTCGAAACCGCGATGCACGAAGGCGTCGACGGCAAGCGCTATCTGGTGATCCACGGCGATATCTTCGACCTCGTGGTGCAGAATGCGCGCTGGCTCGCCCATCTCGGCGACAAGGCCTATGACTTCGCGATCCAGATGAACCGCATCGTCAACGCGTTCCGGCGCTGGTTCGGTGTTCCCTACTGGTCGCTGTCGCAATGGGCCAAGCTGAAGGTCAAGAACGCCGTCAACTACATCGGCGCGTTCGAGCAGACGCTGGCCGGCGAGGCCAAGCGCCATGGCGCCGACGGCGTGATCTGCGGCCACATCCACTATGCTACCATCCGCGACGAACACGGCGTCCGCTACATGAATTGCGGCGACTGGGTCGAGAGCTGCACGGCGCTCGCCGAGCACGAGGACGGCCGCTTCGAGATCATCACCTGGACCGATCCGCTGCGGCGAAGCGCGCCCGTCGCCGCCGTCGCGGCGCGAGCCGCCTGA
- a CDS encoding DNA-binding Lrp family transcriptional regulator (product_source=COG1522; cath_funfam=3.30.70.920; cog=COG1522; pfam=PF01037; superfamily=54909), with product MVPFFVQFKCKLGQSYAVANALAEAEIASEIYSTAGHYDLLVKFYVDNATDIGHFVNEKVQTIPGIQDTHTIITFKAF from the coding sequence ATGGTCCCCTTCTTTGTCCAGTTCAAGTGCAAACTTGGCCAGTCCTATGCCGTCGCCAATGCGCTGGCCGAAGCCGAAATCGCCTCGGAGATCTATTCCACCGCCGGCCATTACGACCTGCTGGTGAAGTTCTACGTCGATAACGCCACCGACATCGGCCATTTCGTCAACGAAAAGGTCCAGACCATTCCGGGCATCCAGGACACCCACACCATCATTACGTTCAAGGCGTTTTGA
- a CDS encoding phosphatidylethanolamine/phosphatidyl-N-methylethanolamine N-methyltransferase (product_source=KO:K00570; cath_funfam=3.40.50.150; cog=COG2226; ko=KO:K00570; pfam=PF08241; superfamily=53335) yields the protein MATLDLDTSVVETAYARWAPIYDAVCGPVMLKGRRAAAAAARAIGGKILEVGVGTGLSFDDYDATTDITGIDLSAPMLDKARAKMASGRYPWVTSVQQMDAHAMTFADATFDCVVAQFVITLVENPEQVLSECHRVVKPGGRIILVNHLYSETGLAAAVERWAAVKTRALGLRPEFPFARLQAWSQSNSDSILVERRKVAPFGIYTLVTFERAAALAA from the coding sequence ATGGCGACTCTGGACCTCGACACTTCCGTAGTTGAAACCGCCTATGCCCGGTGGGCGCCGATCTATGATGCGGTGTGCGGGCCGGTGATGCTGAAAGGCCGTCGCGCCGCGGCGGCGGCCGCCCGTGCCATCGGCGGAAAAATCCTCGAAGTCGGCGTCGGCACCGGACTGTCGTTCGACGATTACGACGCCACCACCGACATCACCGGCATCGATCTCAGCGCGCCGATGTTGGACAAGGCCCGCGCGAAAATGGCGAGCGGGCGCTATCCCTGGGTCACATCCGTGCAGCAGATGGACGCGCATGCGATGACCTTTGCGGACGCGACGTTCGACTGCGTGGTCGCGCAATTCGTCATCACCCTGGTGGAGAACCCCGAGCAGGTGCTGTCGGAATGCCACCGCGTGGTGAAGCCCGGCGGCCGCATCATCCTGGTCAATCATCTCTATTCGGAAACCGGCCTCGCCGCCGCGGTGGAACGCTGGGCGGCGGTAAAAACCCGCGCGCTCGGCCTGCGGCCCGAATTCCCGTTTGCGCGGCTGCAGGCCTGGTCGCAGTCCAATTCCGATTCCATCCTGGTCGAGCGCCGCAAGGTGGCGCCGTTCGGCATCTATACGCTGGTGACCTTCGAACGGGCGGCGGCGCTCGCGGCATGA
- a CDS encoding hypothetical protein (product_source=Hypo-rule applied), with translation MRRIAGSYQASMPEFIVPRMLRNALRLQRGALLIRGPGFRDEESGIPDLRSVIRTPQRVRETGTRFD, from the coding sequence ATGCGCCGGATCGCAGGCTCATATCAAGCGTCGATGCCAGAGTTCATCGTTCCCCGGATGCTGCGCAACGCGCTGCGCTTGCAGCGTGGTGCGCTGCTGATCCGGGGCCCCGGTTTCCGCGACGAAGAAAGCGGGATCCCGGATCTGCGCAGCGTCATAAGAACGCCGCAGCGCGTCCGGGAAACGGGAACGCGCTTTGACTAA
- a CDS encoding drug/metabolite transporter (DMT)-like permease (product_source=COG0697; cog=COG0697; pfam=PF00892; superfamily=103481; transmembrane_helix_parts=Outside_1_27,TMhelix_28_47,Inside_48_58,TMhelix_59_78,Outside_79_82,TMhelix_83_105,Inside_106_113,TMhelix_114_133,Outside_134_136,TMhelix_137_156,Inside_157_168,TMhelix_169_191,Outside_192_195,TMhelix_196_214,Inside_215_222,TMhelix_223_245,Outside_246_249,TMhelix_250_267,Inside_268_287), translated as MIMSSTIFLASSDAMAKYLSRDLPALEIAWLRFAVFVLIMAPVVLMSSPNPMRSTRPGVQVLRGIAMLSSSIFFIFALRYLPIAEATSTAFVAPVFVTGLSIVFLGERVGMRRWAATIIGLIGVLVIVRPGTATFQAAAVLPILSALGWACTLVLTRRITGHDSAITTMAFSALVGFLVLSAVVPLVWVAPGWREIGIGVAIGISSTTGHWIVVRAFRYADASVLAPFSYSQLLWVCILGYFMFGEVPDVWTLGGAAIIIASGVYTAHRERVRRAQIAMPAEPYPGA; from the coding sequence ATGATCATGAGCTCGACCATCTTCCTGGCGTCGTCGGACGCGATGGCGAAATACCTTTCGCGCGATCTGCCGGCGCTGGAGATCGCCTGGCTGCGCTTCGCCGTGTTCGTGCTGATCATGGCGCCGGTGGTGCTGATGTCGTCGCCGAACCCGATGCGTTCGACGCGGCCGGGCGTTCAGGTGCTGCGTGGCATCGCCATGCTGTCGTCGTCGATCTTTTTCATCTTCGCCCTGCGCTACCTGCCGATCGCGGAGGCGACCTCGACCGCTTTCGTGGCGCCGGTGTTCGTCACCGGCCTGTCGATCGTCTTCCTCGGCGAACGGGTCGGCATGCGGCGCTGGGCTGCGACCATCATCGGGCTGATTGGCGTGCTGGTGATCGTGCGGCCGGGGACCGCCACGTTCCAGGCTGCGGCGGTGCTGCCGATCCTCTCGGCGCTGGGCTGGGCCTGCACGCTGGTGCTGACCCGGCGCATCACCGGCCACGACAGCGCCATCACCACCATGGCGTTTTCCGCGCTGGTCGGATTCCTCGTCCTCTCGGCGGTGGTGCCGCTGGTCTGGGTAGCGCCAGGCTGGCGCGAGATCGGCATCGGCGTCGCCATCGGCATATCATCGACCACCGGGCACTGGATCGTGGTGCGGGCGTTCCGCTACGCCGACGCTTCGGTGCTGGCGCCGTTCTCCTACAGCCAGCTGCTATGGGTCTGCATCCTCGGCTACTTCATGTTTGGCGAAGTGCCGGATGTCTGGACGCTCGGCGGCGCCGCCATCATCATCGCCAGCGGCGTCTACACCGCCCATCGCGAACGTGTCCGCCGCGCGCAGATCGCGATGCCGGCGGAGCCGTATCCGGGGGCGTGA
- a CDS encoding diguanylate cyclase (GGDEF)-like protein (product_source=TIGR00254; cath_funfam=3.20.20.450,3.30.450.20,3.30.70.270; cog=COG5001; ko=KO:K21023; pfam=PF00563,PF00990,PF03707,PF12860; smart=SM00052,SM00091,SM00267; superfamily=141868,55073,55785; tigrfam=TIGR00254; transmembrane_helix_parts=Outside_1_14,TMhelix_15_34,Inside_35_45,TMhelix_46_68,Outside_69_82,TMhelix_83_105,Inside_106_111,TMhelix_112_131,Outside_132_145,TMhelix_146_165,Inside_166_173,TMhelix_174_196,Outside_197_210,TMhelix_211_233,Inside_234_804) has protein sequence MLRVWNCLETLHDWRLVLLAAAVCFLTSLAAVSLFQRARVDEDRRRVVWLIIAGMITGCGVWATHFIAMLAYTPGFAIQYDPIITACSLVAATVMTTAGFAIALFMGSRQGALTGGAMIGAGIACMHYVGMASLRIPAVIVWDPDLVLVSVLLGILLGAAALLVAQYGDTPLKVIAASLLLTLAVSLHHFVAMGAIDLVRQAAIIDDTNLLSPIALPAAIAAFTAAVVAAGLIGAMFDRRTRLGINKRNMQLDAALNSMGQGLCMFDAQGRLELWNDSYVRMYRIPPDKMFVGATVEQTLAARKAAGTLFIDTEQYVATLRATEAGRMPASQTGELPDGRTINVRYRPTTNGGWLATHADITDRKHSEARILHLAMHDQVTNLPNRVAFNEHLARIFNEASARQGSFAVVRIDIDHFKEINDMYGQATGDAVLVELAKRLKQACNGAFLARPGGDEFSIVSLIGAEPQTAEDLCARLSAVLDNAIEIDRQPIQVRCTMGISVFPQHGADADTLIAHADLALDRAKAEDRGTIRFFEAAMDQQIRDKRLLQRDLVAAIENKQFELYFQPQATADGVIVAFEVLIRWHHPERGMVSPGVFIPLAEEAGLIGALDEWVLREACREAATWPNPLSIAINLSPVDFQRGDVPAMLLAVLLETGLSPRRLEIEITEGVLIDDFSRAITILRQIKRLGVRVAMDDFGTGYSSLSYLQAFPFDKIKIDQTFIARLEDNPQSAAIVHAIIGLGRSLQLPVIAEGVETEAQLAFLAAEGCAEIQGYLIGRPQPIAHYRSVVAALGGDVKVKRAS, from the coding sequence ATGCTGAGAGTATGGAACTGCCTCGAGACGCTGCATGACTGGCGGCTGGTGCTGCTGGCGGCGGCCGTGTGTTTCCTCACCAGCCTCGCAGCCGTCAGTCTGTTTCAGCGTGCGCGCGTCGATGAGGATCGCCGGCGTGTCGTCTGGCTGATCATCGCCGGCATGATCACCGGCTGTGGCGTCTGGGCGACGCATTTCATCGCCATGCTGGCCTATACGCCGGGCTTCGCGATTCAATATGATCCGATCATCACCGCGTGTTCCCTGGTCGCGGCGACCGTGATGACAACGGCCGGTTTTGCGATCGCACTGTTCATGGGCTCCCGGCAGGGGGCATTGACCGGCGGCGCGATGATCGGCGCCGGCATCGCCTGCATGCATTACGTGGGCATGGCGTCGCTGCGGATTCCCGCTGTCATCGTCTGGGATCCGGATCTGGTGCTCGTGTCGGTTTTGCTGGGCATTCTGCTCGGCGCCGCGGCGTTGCTGGTGGCGCAATACGGCGACACGCCGCTGAAGGTGATCGCTGCGTCGCTGCTGCTCACGCTGGCGGTCAGCCTGCATCACTTCGTGGCGATGGGGGCGATCGACCTGGTCCGTCAGGCCGCGATCATCGACGACACGAATTTGCTGTCGCCGATCGCGCTGCCGGCGGCGATTGCCGCCTTCACTGCGGCTGTGGTGGCCGCCGGCCTGATCGGGGCGATGTTCGATCGCCGGACCCGGCTCGGCATCAACAAGCGCAACATGCAGCTCGACGCCGCGCTCAACAGCATGGGGCAGGGGCTGTGCATGTTCGACGCCCAGGGCCGGCTGGAATTGTGGAACGACAGCTACGTCCGTATGTACCGGATTCCACCGGACAAGATGTTCGTCGGCGCCACCGTCGAGCAGACGCTGGCCGCCCGCAAGGCCGCCGGCACGCTGTTCATCGACACCGAGCAATATGTGGCGACGCTGCGTGCGACGGAGGCAGGACGCATGCCGGCCAGCCAGACCGGCGAATTGCCGGATGGGCGCACCATCAACGTCCGGTATCGTCCCACGACAAACGGCGGCTGGCTCGCGACCCATGCCGACATCACCGACCGCAAGCACAGCGAAGCCCGCATCCTGCATCTGGCGATGCATGATCAGGTCACCAATCTGCCGAACCGCGTCGCCTTCAACGAACACCTGGCGCGGATTTTCAACGAGGCTTCGGCCCGGCAAGGTTCGTTCGCGGTGGTTCGTATCGACATCGATCACTTCAAGGAGATCAACGACATGTACGGCCAGGCCACCGGTGATGCCGTGCTGGTCGAACTGGCGAAGCGGTTGAAGCAGGCCTGCAATGGCGCGTTCCTGGCACGGCCCGGCGGCGATGAGTTCTCCATCGTGTCGCTCATCGGTGCCGAGCCGCAGACCGCAGAAGATCTTTGTGCGCGATTGTCGGCGGTGCTCGACAACGCCATCGAGATCGACCGGCAGCCGATCCAGGTCCGCTGCACCATGGGCATCAGCGTTTTTCCGCAGCACGGCGCCGATGCAGACACCCTGATCGCGCATGCGGATCTGGCGCTGGACCGCGCCAAGGCCGAGGATCGCGGCACCATCCGCTTCTTCGAGGCCGCGATGGACCAGCAGATCCGCGACAAGCGCCTGCTGCAGCGCGACCTGGTGGCCGCCATCGAGAACAAGCAGTTCGAATTGTACTTCCAGCCGCAAGCGACGGCGGACGGCGTTATCGTCGCCTTCGAGGTGCTGATCCGCTGGCATCACCCTGAGCGGGGCATGGTATCGCCGGGGGTTTTCATTCCGCTCGCGGAAGAAGCCGGCCTGATTGGCGCGCTCGACGAATGGGTGCTGCGCGAGGCCTGCCGGGAGGCTGCAACCTGGCCGAACCCTCTGTCGATCGCCATCAACCTCTCACCGGTGGATTTCCAGCGCGGCGACGTGCCGGCGATGCTGCTGGCGGTGCTGCTGGAGACCGGCCTCAGCCCGCGGCGGCTCGAGATCGAAATCACCGAGGGCGTGCTGATCGACGATTTTTCCCGTGCCATCACGATCCTGCGCCAGATCAAACGGCTCGGCGTCCGCGTCGCGATGGATGATTTCGGCACCGGCTATTCCAGCCTGAGCTATCTGCAGGCGTTTCCATTCGACAAGATCAAGATCGATCAGACCTTCATCGCCAGGCTGGAAGACAACCCGCAATCCGCCGCCATTGTCCACGCCATCATCGGGCTGGGCCGTTCGCTGCAGTTGCCTGTGATCGCCGAGGGTGTCGAGACCGAAGCGCAGCTGGCCTTCCTCGCCGCGGAGGGCTGCGCCGAAATCCAGGGCTACCTGATTGGCCGGCCGCAGCCGATCGCGCACTATCGGAGCGTGGTGGCGGCACTCGGCGGTGACGTGAAGGTGAAGCGGGCGAGTTGA
- a CDS encoding pyruvate dehydrogenase E1 component (product_source=KO:K00163; cath_funfam=3.40.50.920,3.40.50.970; cog=COG2609; ko=KO:K00163; pfam=PF00456,PF17831; smart=SM00861; superfamily=52518,52922), whose amino-acid sequence MPIEPNRLQTLTALARKVLWLSSWTIHNANHLRPSSDGLKVGGHQASSASLVTIMSALYFSVLKPEDRVAVKPHASPVFHAIQYLFGHQTREKLENFRGFKGAQSYPSRTKDIDDVDFSTGSVGLGVAQTLFSSLVQDYVSAHGWMKDRREGRMISLVGDAEMDEGNIFEALLEGWKHGLRNTWWIVDYNRQSLDAVVREGLWEKFESMFRNFGWDVVIVKYGRLMQNAFAEPGGEALKRWIDNCPNAMYAALCFQGGAAFRKRLLDEIGDQGAVSRLIDARSDDELLALMSNLGGHDMASMIEAFESIDHDRPVCFIAYTIKGVGLPFQGHKDNHAGLMTPTQMEKWREAQNIRPGHEWDKYEGLAQDAATLDAFLKDAPFNRKGMRRLSAPVIDVPAHFSFKPAPAMSTQQGFGLVLNELARGDTELASRIVTASPDVTVSTNLGAWVNRRGLFARAEKADLFRSEKIPSTFNWDFSPKGQHIELGIAESNLFILMSALGLSHSINGIRLLPIATLYDPFISRALDQLNYACYQDARFMVAATPSGITLSPEGGAHQSIATPLIGIAQDGLASFEPAFVDELAVIMGWGFQHMQRESSEQGDEASGMRSGGSVYLRLSTRTIEQPQRMMTPELQQGITDGAYWLRKPGANCDLVIAYTGALAPEAIEATGLLGDSHRDIGLLAITSADRLHAGWTAARKIRRGKRNPQHLSHIEKLLKPLPRDCGIVTVLDGHPATLGWIGAVCGHRMEALGVEHFGQTGTIQDLYRHHGIDANAIIDAAEGLSVGAPVLHRKMAV is encoded by the coding sequence ATGCCGATCGAGCCCAACCGCCTGCAAACCCTCACCGCGCTCGCGCGAAAGGTGCTGTGGCTGTCGTCCTGGACCATCCACAACGCCAACCATCTTCGCCCGAGCAGCGACGGCCTCAAGGTCGGCGGCCATCAGGCCTCGTCGGCGTCGCTGGTGACGATCATGTCGGCGCTGTATTTTTCGGTGTTGAAGCCGGAAGACCGCGTCGCGGTGAAGCCGCATGCCAGCCCGGTGTTTCACGCCATCCAGTATCTGTTTGGCCACCAGACCCGCGAGAAGCTGGAAAACTTTCGCGGCTTCAAGGGCGCGCAATCCTATCCATCGCGCACCAAGGATATCGACGACGTCGATTTCTCCACCGGCTCGGTCGGTCTCGGCGTGGCGCAGACGCTGTTCTCCTCACTGGTGCAGGACTACGTCTCTGCCCATGGCTGGATGAAGGATCGCCGGGAAGGCCGGATGATCTCGCTGGTCGGCGACGCCGAGATGGACGAGGGCAACATCTTCGAGGCGTTGCTGGAAGGCTGGAAGCACGGCCTGCGCAATACCTGGTGGATCGTCGATTATAACAGACAGAGCCTCGACGCCGTGGTCCGCGAAGGCCTGTGGGAAAAGTTCGAATCCATGTTCCGCAATTTCGGCTGGGACGTGGTGATCGTGAAATACGGCCGGCTGATGCAGAACGCTTTTGCCGAGCCCGGCGGCGAGGCGCTGAAGCGCTGGATCGATAATTGTCCGAACGCGATGTATGCGGCGCTGTGCTTCCAGGGTGGCGCAGCCTTCCGCAAGCGGTTGCTGGATGAGATCGGCGACCAGGGCGCGGTGTCGCGCCTGATCGACGCGCGCAGCGACGACGAGTTGCTGGCGCTGATGTCCAATCTCGGCGGACACGACATGGCCAGCATGATCGAGGCTTTTGAATCGATCGATCACGATCGCCCGGTGTGCTTCATCGCCTACACCATCAAGGGCGTCGGCCTGCCGTTCCAGGGCCACAAGGATAACCATGCCGGCCTGATGACGCCGACGCAGATGGAGAAATGGCGCGAGGCGCAGAACATCCGGCCCGGCCATGAGTGGGACAAGTATGAAGGCCTAGCGCAGGATGCGGCGACGCTCGACGCGTTCCTGAAAGACGCGCCGTTCAATCGCAAGGGCATGCGGCGCCTGAGCGCTCCCGTCATTGACGTGCCCGCGCATTTTTCCTTCAAGCCGGCACCGGCGATGTCGACGCAGCAGGGTTTTGGTCTCGTGCTCAACGAACTGGCGCGCGGCGATACCGAACTGGCGTCGCGCATCGTCACCGCATCGCCCGACGTGACGGTCTCGACCAATCTGGGCGCCTGGGTCAATCGCCGCGGGCTTTTTGCGCGCGCGGAAAAGGCCGATCTGTTTCGCAGCGAAAAGATTCCCTCGACCTTCAACTGGGACTTCTCGCCGAAGGGCCAGCACATCGAACTCGGCATCGCCGAGAGCAATCTCTTCATCCTGATGTCGGCGCTGGGGCTGTCGCATTCCATCAATGGCATCAGGCTGCTGCCGATCGCAACTTTGTACGATCCCTTCATCAGTCGCGCGCTCGATCAGCTGAACTACGCCTGCTATCAGGACGCCCGCTTCATGGTGGCGGCGACGCCGTCGGGCATCACGCTGTCGCCGGAAGGCGGCGCGCATCAGTCGATCGCCACGCCGCTGATCGGCATCGCGCAGGACGGCCTGGCGTCGTTCGAGCCGGCCTTTGTCGATGAGCTCGCCGTCATCATGGGCTGGGGCTTCCAGCACATGCAGCGCGAATCCAGCGAGCAGGGCGACGAGGCCAGCGGCATGCGCTCCGGCGGTTCGGTCTACCTGCGCCTCTCGACTCGTACCATCGAGCAGCCGCAGCGGATGATGACGCCCGAGTTGCAGCAGGGCATCACCGACGGCGCCTACTGGTTGCGCAAGCCCGGCGCCAATTGCGATCTGGTGATTGCCTATACCGGCGCGCTGGCGCCGGAGGCGATCGAGGCCACCGGCCTGCTCGGCGACAGCCATCGCGACATCGGTCTGCTGGCGATCACCTCAGCCGATCGCCTGCATGCCGGCTGGACCGCGGCGCGAAAAATCCGCCGCGGCAAGCGCAACCCTCAGCATCTCAGCCATATCGAGAAATTGCTGAAGCCGCTGCCGCGCGATTGCGGCATCGTTACTGTGCTCGACGGCCATCCGGCGACGCTGGGCTGGATCGGGGCAGTCTGTGGCCATCGCATGGAAGCGCTGGGGGTCGAACACTTCGGCCAGACCGGTACGATCCAGGATCTCTATCGCCACCATGGCATCGACGCCAACGCCATCATCGACGCCGCCGAAGGCCTCAGCGTCGGCGCGCCGGTGCTGCATCGGAAGATGGCGGTGTAG
- a CDS encoding Lrp/AsnC family leucine-responsive transcriptional regulator (product_source=KO:K03719; cath_funfam=1.10.10.10,3.30.70.920; cog=COG1522; ko=KO:K03719; pfam=PF01037,PF13412; smart=SM00344; superfamily=46785,54909), translating to MPALDAIDRRILAVLQTDSRTTMQDLAEKVGLSISPCHRRVKLLEERGVITRYMALVDQKSLGLHVSVFISIKLVRQKEEDLDRFARAISGWEEVLECYLMTGNRDYLLRVVAADLSSYEAFLKNKLTRLDGIASIESSFALSQVKYSIALPV from the coding sequence ATGCCAGCCCTTGATGCCATCGACCGCCGGATACTCGCGGTGCTGCAAACCGACAGCCGGACCACCATGCAGGACCTCGCCGAGAAGGTCGGGCTGTCGATCTCGCCCTGCCATCGCCGGGTCAAATTGCTGGAGGAGCGCGGCGTCATCACCCGCTACATGGCGCTGGTCGATCAGAAGTCGCTGGGCCTGCATGTCAGCGTCTTCATCTCGATCAAGCTGGTCCGGCAGAAGGAAGAGGACCTCGACCGTTTTGCCAGGGCGATCTCCGGCTGGGAGGAAGTGCTGGAGTGCTATCTGATGACCGGCAATCGCGACTATCTGTTGCGCGTCGTCGCCGCCGATCTTTCTTCTTACGAAGCGTTCCTGAAGAACAAGCTCACCCGCCTCGACGGCATCGCCTCGATCGAGTCGAGCTTCGCGCTCAGCCAGGTGAAATATTCGATCGCGCTGCCGGTGTGA
- a CDS encoding hydroxymethylpyrimidine/phosphomethylpyrimidine kinase (product_source=KO:K00941; cath_funfam=3.40.1190.20; cog=COG0351; ko=KO:K00941; pfam=PF08543; superfamily=53613; tigrfam=TIGR00097) → MSTPIALTIAGSDSSGGAGIQADLKTFAACGVYGASVITALTAQNTQGVTSIHQVPANFVTAQIDAVFDDLAVGAVKIGMVAQREVIDAIVAGLKRWAPKHVVLDPVMVATSGDRLLAPEAIVALRTTLLPLADVITPNLPEAAALLDEAMAVSESDIEQQGRRLLTLGCKAVLIKGGHGHGAESIDYLITRENVIALPAPRIATPNTHGTGCTLSSAIAAGLARGEDMETAVRAAKAYVTSAIAAADRFTVGHGHGPVHHFHRFY, encoded by the coding sequence ATGTCCACGCCCATTGCGCTCACCATCGCCGGTTCGGATTCCTCTGGGGGAGCCGGCATTCAGGCCGACCTCAAGACTTTTGCCGCCTGCGGCGTCTACGGGGCCTCGGTCATCACTGCGCTGACGGCGCAAAATACCCAGGGCGTCACGTCAATCCATCAGGTGCCGGCGAATTTCGTCACCGCGCAGATCGACGCGGTATTTGACGATCTCGCTGTGGGTGCCGTCAAGATCGGCATGGTGGCGCAGCGTGAGGTGATCGACGCGATCGTTGCCGGGCTCAAACGCTGGGCACCGAAGCACGTGGTGCTCGATCCCGTCATGGTCGCGACATCAGGCGACCGGCTGCTGGCGCCCGAAGCCATCGTGGCGTTGCGCACCACGCTGCTTCCGCTTGCCGACGTCATCACGCCGAACCTGCCCGAAGCCGCGGCGCTGCTCGACGAAGCGATGGCGGTGAGCGAGAGTGATATCGAGCAGCAGGGCCGACGCCTGCTGACGCTGGGCTGCAAGGCGGTGCTGATCAAGGGTGGCCACGGCCACGGCGCCGAGAGCATCGACTATCTCATTACGCGTGAGAATGTCATCGCATTGCCGGCGCCGCGCATCGCCACGCCAAACACCCACGGTACCGGTTGTACCCTGTCCTCCGCCATCGCCGCCGGCCTTGCCAGGGGCGAGGACATGGAAACCGCGGTGCGTGCCGCAAAGGCCTATGTCACCTCCGCCATCGCGGCTGCCGATCGCTTCACGGTGGGCCATGGGCACGGCCCCGTGCATCATTTTCACCGGTTTTATTAG